The genomic DNA ACCAACAACTAAGAACTAATGACTAACAAACGTGTTGCGGTTGGATTATCGGGCGGTGTGGATTCCGCCCTTTCGGCGTATTTATTGAAGAAGCAAGGCTACGATGTGATCGGCATGACGATGGCCACGTGGGACGGTTCCGTGAACATGCCTGTCGTCGAAGGGCGCGAAGGCTGTTACGGCCCCAGCGAAGACAAGAATATCGAAGAAGCAAAACTTGTCGCAGAACGCCTTGGAATTCCACATTATGTTGTTCCGGTCGCCGAAGAATACAAGCACAGGGTTCTCGATTATTTCCGCGCGGAATACCGTGCTGGGCGAACGCCGAACCCGTGCGTGCGTTGCAATCAGAATATCAAGTTCGGAGCGCTGTTGCATGCAGCACGCAAGATGGGAATCGAGTTCGACTATTTTGCGACAGGGCATTATGCGCGACTCGACTTTATTAATCCGGATGTTCCGTTTTTGTACGAAGCGTTTGACGAGCACAAAGACCAGACCTACTTTCTTTCACGGCTCACGGCGGAGCAGCTTTCGACGGTGATTTTTCCGCTAGGCGGCATGCAGAAAGCCGAAGTGAAAGCGCTTGCCAAGGAAATCGGCTGGGACGATTTCGCTACGAAACGCGAAAGCCAAGACTTTATCGAATGTGGCGATTACTCGGTGCTGTTTGACGAGAGCGACAACGTGCCCGGAGATTTTGTCGATGTGAACGGAAA from Fibrobacter succinogenes includes the following:
- the mnmA gene encoding tRNA 2-thiouridine(34) synthase MnmA, whose product is MTNKRVAVGLSGGVDSALSAYLLKKQGYDVIGMTMATWDGSVNMPVVEGREGCYGPSEDKNIEEAKLVAERLGIPHYVVPVAEEYKHRVLDYFRAEYRAGRTPNPCVRCNQNIKFGALLHAARKMGIEFDYFATGHYARLDFINPDVPFLYEAFDEHKDQTYFLSRLTAEQLSTVIFPLGGMQKAEVKALAKEIGWDDFATKRESQDFIECGDYSVLFDESDNVPGDFVDVNGKVLGKHKGIVHYTIGQRKGLNIGGQAEPLYVVAIDAHHNQVVLGPRSALSCTEVSAIDLNLMVSETSPLLKEPLTAHIRLGHKGATARITEIDTATGKIRVRFDEPQFASAPGQVLVLYADKGVVASAIIGK